A stretch of DNA from Triticum dicoccoides isolate Atlit2015 ecotype Zavitan chromosome 2A, WEW_v2.0, whole genome shotgun sequence:
TAAGAAAAAAGAGGGTGATGTGGGATGTTATGCAAGCAAGTACAAAGcacgaggaagagatggaggcacgTAGGCTTAAACTTGACGAAGACCGGTTAATGCAAAGCAAGATAGCGAGGAAGAAACTGTTGATAATGGAGTCCAATACCATGGATCTAATGTCAATATCATTTTGGGAGTTCACGCGAGCGGCGATCATGCGTCCTAGGATGGCATGGAGCGTTGAGCAtaccggaggggcaaatttgacaaatttgacCTGTGGACGAAATCAAATTATAAAATGAActgcccgtgaaactatttcacacggctgacctttttgtgtgacgcccgacacgaaggcgtcacactacactgtgcaacgcctcacaGATAGGCGCTATACGCCTAGCCAGCGTTGCACCCCAGACTGCCTAAAAATTGCCAAGTCATTGTGCAGAGCCTAAGAGCTAGGCGTTgtactgtatagtgtggcgcctagctctcaggcgctgcactagtgATTGCACTACAAAATAAAGCAACCACTAGTGGAACGCCTAGaagctaggcgctacactgtatagtgtggcacctatctctcaggcgctgcacactaACTTAATAATTTTCGGATCACAAGGATGCGACGCTGCCCAGGTGTGTAGCGCCTATCtgtgaggcgttgcacagtgtagtgtgacgTCTTTATGTCGGGCGTCACACAAAAGTCAGCAGCGTGAAATAGTTTCATGGGTAGTTTattttgtgatttgatttcgtccaTAGGTCAAATTTGTCAATTTTGCCAACCGGAGGAGGTGACTATGCACATACCGGAGGAAAAGACGGTGCAAACAATGGAGGAGTCGTCGGCGACATGTGATTTGTACATGCTGGTTGAATGTGCATAATGTTTTGTATTTTATTCATGCAATTTTGTTTGAAAAATGTGTGCATGATGCTTTTGAAATGATATGAAACGTTTAATCCAAATGTGTGAACGAAAAGGAGAGAAAAAACATTTTGAAGGCCAAGACATTGTGACTCTGATTTTGTACATCGTCTCGCACACTCCTAAATTTGATAGAGCACGCTTCATATGTGTTTTAAAGAGTGCACATACGGCAACTCTGCTAGAGTTTTTGTAAGCTCCCTAGAAAGGGAGCAACACTCCTGCTCCTCAAATATACTAAGCTAGAAATCCTTGCAAAAGTCAAAAAACAACAACAATGAAGTGCCAGGCTAAAAAACTCTAAAATTTGAATGCACCAATGAAGAATTGTTTGGTTACACAATAGCGGGCTaatataatatactccctccgacccATATTAATTGTTGTTGATTTAGCACAAGCAATTATCCATATAAACCAAATCTACTATGGGCCAAAAGGCAGTCTTCACGCCGTGCTGGCTAAATCAGTCAATACCAAATCATGAACGGTATAGAAAACAAATGGGCGCACATCGCCATTTTATTCCAACATCTTAAAGCATATATTTCAGTACTACAACAGTAGATGATCAACATATCATGAACATTCTTTACATGCCTCAAAGGCTCAATCACAACTAAAGAGTAGCTTCTATTTCCAATCAAGCATGTCTAAGAGCCACAAGATCTCAGGCTCGGACCTTGCCGCATCACAAAAATCTAGTTCAATACCAAATACCTCTATAGAGTTTGTTCCTTTATACAGGAAAAGCAAGGACATCCAGGCCCGGATGTCTGATATGAAAGGGTGTCTGGGCGAAAACCTGAGATATTCATATGCCAACGCCCGTGCTGCATTGCTGTCAATGTAATCAAAACTCGACGTGTTGATTATGCAAGTCATCTTGTTGGTGTCCTTGCGGTGGGCAAGAACAGACACGGTGATGGCTGGCCCCATAGGGACTGTCAGCTTGGGTTTGACTTCCATCATCAAAATGCAGTCTGCGGCATTCAGATGTGCAACAAGTACATCTGGTATGCCGCCAGGTGTGTTCTGTAAACCTGCTCGAAGAATGCAGCCTGAAACTGCTTGAGAGAAGATTAGTGATCCCTCAAGCCACATGTCAATGTAAAACACCAGATCCTCAAAAGTGAGCTTAGGTACAGGAAGGTGCACTGTCTTCCGTGGCTTGGAGAACGTTAAATAGAGCTTTTGGAAGTTTGTGTCAGAAGGAGGCTGTTTGCAGATGGAAGGCCATTTCCGTGAGCAGATGCATTTCCAGAAGTAATCATCCTTTGCAATTTCGCACCATTGGCGGCATACAAGCATGCAAAAGACTAAGTCTTTACCATCCAGTAGAGGGAAAACAGCCTTCAGAACTTCACCAGGAAATCCATTTTCCATTCTCAATCACTGAACTGAAGGAAATGGAATGCCTCTACCCTCTAGGATCGAGGCTTCAGCTACAAACCAAAAAGTGAACCGGAAGTGCCTATTAATAAGAGATGGTTAAACAAATACTGATCAATTCATGCCCAGTCAAAAACTGAAGTAGCAAGACTACTGCTATCTTTTAATTCACTATAATCTGAATCTGCATGGATGATAAACGTAGAAGAGTATACCTAGACTAAGCAGAACATGGACCAATGGCTATTGCtagaacatactccctccgtcccacaatataagatcgttttgcaagctaaaacagcttgcaaaacgatcttacattatgggacggaaggGGTAGTCCATAAAGAAAATAGCTTCCATCTTCCAGATCAGTAATAATTTGGAAATGTGATGTCTGTTGGAGTTGGGTGTGTGAACTACACAAGAATGATAGAAGAAATAAATGATCAATTTGATTAACAAGCTTTCAAATAATACCGGCAGTAATGGAAACTATATTTGTTTCTGAGTCACAAACAAATGATCCAACCGATTACCACGAGTAGTTGCTATGATCAAACTGATTTGACACAATACCACGATAAGCATTCACCATGgtgtctaaatagctagcccccactaactatttctctcaacatgcaagcatgccacatcatcacacAACATGCATGAGAAAAGGTCCACCCCCACTACCATATGTCTtttaacatgcaagcatgccacttgATCGTGAAATATGCATGAAAAAAGACACATCTCAACATGCAAACGGACATGAGAATTTTCATTCTATTATGCTATTTATACATTTTACATTTATATAGTAATCAAACATAATAAATTATATGTATTTTTAGTTTTAGCCTTTTATATTATTGcttcaaatattcatgtttcatacaATGAATCACACTGAAATGTGTTGCATaatattcccgcaacaacgtgcggggtatcatctagtttactCAAAAGCACAAACCGAACCATGACACCCCAACTCTTTGTTGATAATGCATCATGTACATGTTGTTGATCTCCAACGCATTCATTTACCGTTAACCACTCCAATCTTTCTTGAGTGAAAGCCAATGGAAAGTATTGTAACTAGTACTGTACGTACTATATATACTAGCTGTACAAGTTTATGCTAAACTGATATATGATCCCAAAACATGAAAAATGAAACCTACAATTGATTGCCCCCAACAACCAGGGAGGTAATGAAACACCTAGCGTTCGGAAGGAGAAAAGATACTACCAACTTCTCAAATATACAACAGAAAAATCGAACGTTCAACGGAATTTTACTTGTGCCTACTAGCCACGGGGTCAGCGGTTGTCCGGATTCGGGGGTGATGCTGTGAACAAAAAATAAGGGGGTGTAGAGAAAGGGAAGTAAAGGAACCCACCGTGGCTAGGAAGAACCGTCGGTAAGGCGGCCCGCCGGCGTAGATCTGCAGAGACCGGTGAGGATGAAGGGGCGGTCGTCGATCTGGTAGCGATGGACGACGGGGTGGCAACGTCGGAAGATGGACGCGCAGGGGAAGAGAGGTCGCCGTCGCCGGAGAGATTCGCCCATagacaaacaaggaaggagcaggatcGGTGTCTGGGAATGGGAGAGGAATGGGGACCCGGAGGTGCTCGGTGTCGGTCGGAGAAACCTGGGGTATCCCGAAGCCAGGCTGTCACATGTGGGTTGGGCCGTATGCGCCGATGGGTCAGATTTGTGTATCTAACGCGCCCGCCGCCCACACGTATCTGAAGCCCAAAAATCGAGTCGAGTCCTCCATTTGGAAGTTGGCATTGTCTAAAAAAAAATGAAGTTGGCAGGCGCGTCATAACCGGCACAAGAATGGCATTGTCATTCCTTGCTCTCGGCTGCACCCAACAAGGCCCCCTTATCCTAAAAAAATGCTATTACTCCTGATTTTCTCCTCTATTTTTCCTCTTAGACGAAttaaaaatatactccctctgtaaactaatactcactccgttccaaaataagtgtctcaatcttagtacaactttgtactagagttagtataaagttaagacacttattttaggacggagggagtataagagcgtttagatctagtgatctaaacgctcttatattagtttatggagggagtattattgaaGATAAATAACAGATTTTAAACCTATATTATTGATAAAAATGTCcagagattcaaaaaatgttcttgagttttaaaagttcatgaaatttaaaaaatgttcaggaatttatTAAAAATTGGGATATTTTAAAATGtctgaatttcaaaaaaaatgttcacaaatttagaaaTAAACACGAATTTTAAAATATTCATGGATTTATAAACAGGTAAAAGaaaggaaccaaaataaaaaagTAAACAAACAAACGGAAAAAAAACCCTCCAAAAATCAGTAGAAGAGAAAAAAGCCCCGACAAACAAAAAAAAGGCTGCTGATGCGCTGGCTCAGATGCAAGAGATGGTGGAAGAAGAACAATTAGTTTCTAAGTAAACATGGAATAGTGAGTTGTGGGGCATACATCTTCACATTTGACGGTGCTTTGACATTAACAGTTGGAGCATCATAACAGTTCTTGTGATCATGGCAAAAGATCTCATGACTGATCATGATCCAGCGGCATGGGCTCAGTGCTATGATGCAAACGTATCAGTATTCAGTAAGCATGCCATCCACCTTGGCTGAACCATGAAGAATTGCCTCTTATATTACATATGGATGAGACAATAAATCAATGAGGGGCATTTTCCCCAAGAAGTGTTTACTTCCTTTACGGGCATAGCCTTTAGGATCGAACCATTATAAAATGTGAAGAAACTTACATGCATCATTCCCAAACCTGAATCAGGCTCTATGTAAATGAGCAATTGATGTCACTAATGAGCGAGTTCTGATCCAGCTAGACCACTATACACTCCGTTTTACAAAACCAATGCTGTCTCTTTAGACGCAGGTTAACTCCAGTCAATTTGTTGTATTTATGGGCCGTGTGGGGACAATAGCATATAAACTGGGCGTTCCAGCACGGGTTCATATTCACAATCTTTTTCATGCGAGTCTTCTGAAGTGCTTCCATGTTGATCCACCAGATGCGCCACCAGCATTAACGTTGATTTATCACGTTCAAATAATCCTGAGGCAAATGAAGTCTTGGGGCACGGTAGCAAGTGGTGTTCAGAAAATTTTGGTACAATAGGAAGAAAAGATCCAGGATTTTCAGCTCAAacacgagctgcttgaggaggcgggGAGTAATGTCGTATGCACAAAAATAGTTCCAGATGTACATATTTGCAATCAAACTCCAAAAGTGGAATAGGTTCCAATTGAGTTACCTGCTATCTTCTTCCAGTGGTTCTGAACATTTTTCATGCACTTTTGCTCATCCAAATGGCCTATATGAAATTCGCTGGACAATTTTCTTCTGCAGAAGTGTGAACCATCATGTCATGTATTAGAAAATAGCATGGTGTCCAAAACAGCCAGGAGGATCTAGATACATGGAGAGGTGAATGAGAAGTTGCAGTGCGAACTTGAGCGACATTCACAAAACAGACAAACATGGCCCACTCAACATCTGTTTTAAATTCAGCAAGAATTTATCACAGCACTATGCGATTAGCTAATGCTCCGTCCGTATAAGATCTTATTCCATCCAACATACTCACATATtggatgtaataaaatcttatattatgggacggagggggtaCTAATTATGCATAAATGTATAATCAACATTGCTTTTCAATAACTCAAAGAATCATGAACTATAAGTTTAAATGGAACTAAATGGTTAGGAGCATAATGCGGCATCCAAGGGAGGGAGATACCTCTGCCGATATTAGCAACATCATCTTGGATAATAAGAGGACTTTTGCCGCCACGTTCTAATGAGACAGACTATTGAAGAAGATAAATGCCCAATGGATGCATAATTCACAGACTTCTTGGCTCTTGCAACAGACCTTAACCATTTGCACCGGTAGCAGTCAGCCGGTCATTATATCTCTAAAGCTGATCCAGAGTTTATGTAAATGAGCAAATGCGGTCAATTAGTTATTTACCCTTCTACAGTCTCGGCTGTAGTTATGCCATAACTGTTAACTCACACGCAAATATCAACCGCACTCCAGCCCACACCTTTTTCCACTCCATGATTCTTCATCGTGTCTCTCAGTTTCTCTATCTCTTCCCATTTTTCAGCACTACCATATGAATTGGACATTAAAACATAGTACCCATCATTTCCTGGGTCAGAAGCAAAAGCCTTCTTTGCAACTCTTAACCCCATCTCGAAATTGTCATGCATTTTGCAGGCACTAAGCAAAGTTCCCCATACCCCACCATCAGGTTGTATTGGCATAGCCAAAATCATATCTTCTGCTTCTTGAAGATGCCCAGATTTCCCTAGGAGATCCACCATACATGCGTAATGCTTCAGGTTAGGTTCAAGGCGGTATTTCCCCATTCTGATGAACAGCTTCCTGCCCTCATCAACATACCCTGCATGGCAGCAAGCAGACAGAATGGCAAGAAAAGTGACACTGTTAGGCTTAATACTTCCTCTCTCCATCTCACTAAATAACTGCAGTGCTTGCTTCACATCACCATGCATCCCATAGCCTGCTATCATCACATTCCATGTAACAACATCCCGTACGAGCATAGAATCAAAAATTCCTCTTGCAATCCCCAGCTGCCCACATTTAGTATACATGTCAACAAGTGATGTACTAATAGATACATCAGATTCCAACCCCATATCTTTCACATAAGAATGTATCAGTTCACCATGTTCCAGTGCAGCCAAATTTGCACAAGCTGAAATGACAGTAATCAAGGTTGCAGAGTTTGGTTGGACACCTTCAGTGAGCATCTGATCATATAGTGACAAGGCATCATTTGAATGTCCTAGATGTGAATAGCTGGATAGGAGTGCATTCCAGGTGACAACATCCCTCCTCACTTTGGCCACACCAAATATTTTGTATGCAAGGTCAAATTTCCCACACCTTCCATACATGCCAATTAATGCATTGGCAACTGAAATTTCATCAAGCAAGCACTTGATCGAAAAGCAATGAGCTGATTGACCTAACCGCAGTTGTCCTAGCCGTGAACAAGAAGAGATTGTGGAAACCAAGCTGTTGATATCACATAAAAATTCATCATGATCTCTGCAATGCATTTCTCGGTACAACTCCAAGCATTTGACATCAAGTCCAGCTTTGCAGTATAATACAACCATCAAACTCCATGATTCTGCATCTCGTTGATGCAAAATTCCAAAAACTTTGCCTGCAGCATCTACCAACTCAAGTTTCCCGTACATTGAAATCAAAGCATTGGCAACCAAGAAACTGTCTCCAAAGTTTCTCTTAGTTATAGCTGCATGAAATGCCTTCCCCCTacgcacatttccactgttccctaACCCTGAAAGTACACAGCTAACAAGAACTTCATCTGGCTGCAGACCAGACACCACCATCTCCTGGAACAACTCCACGGCCTCCCTATCAAGTCCTCTCCTACAATAGGCTCCAATCAAGCTAGTCCAGGTAACCACATCTTTTTCTGGCAACTCCGGGAATAAAACACATGCATCCTCAGTCCTATCGCACTTTGAGTACATTGAGAAAAGTGCGGAAACCACCAACGCACAATCTCCAATCCCTTCCTTCACCGTGTACCCGTGCAAGCATCTCCCAGCAGACAGCTCACCTAGCAGTCCGCAAGCCTCCAACCCACTCTCCATTGTCCGTGAATTTGGCCTCGCGCCGCCATCACCCGCTAGCCTAACCATCTGCACCAAGTATCTCATTCCCTTCTCACCCTGGTCATTCCTAACGCACCCAGAGACCACCGCGGTCCACGTGATGACGTCCCTCTCACCCATTTCGTCGAACAGCTTCGTAGCGTCGTCAATGCGGCCGCACCTGGCATACATGTACACGAGCGACGACGAGACCGCGAGGGAACCATCGCCTACCAGAAGGCCGAGCTTGACGGAGTAGGCGTGCACGGAGGAGCCGACCGGGAGCGCCGCGAGCTCGGCGGCCGCGGAGGCGGCGATGGGCGCGGTGAACCGGGAGGGCCGCGCGCCAGCGGCGCACATGCGGCGGTGGGCGGAGAGCGCGGAGGCAAAGTCGGAGGCGCAATGGTGGGAGCGGAGGAGGGAGTTCCAGAGGAAGGTGTCCGGGCAGGGGGAGGCGGAGAAggcgagggcggcgaggccggggcggccggaggaggagtagGCGGAGACGAGCTTGGCGGCGAAGTCGGGGCGGGAACAGAGGCCTGAGGTGGCAGCGAGAGCGTGCAGGCGGAGGAGCACGGGCAGCGGCGGAGGCGCCGAGGAGGACGAGGCTAGGAAGCGGTGGAGAAGGCCCAGACTCGTCGGGGTGAGAGGAGGGCGAGAAGGCGGCATCGGTTTGCCGTTTGCTTGTTCAAACACGTTGATCAGTTGAAGTATGGGCAGTCGCCTGAAAATTTGTTCAAACTCAATCGATTTGGCTGAACCGTTGGATTGAGCTCATCTGTTTCTTCAACCTCCACTCACCAGAGCTCTCTTCCTTAGGGCAAAGCAACAAGCCCACTTTGAGATCAGCTTGTAGAGAACATTGCACAGGCTGAAGGAAATTCTTCCTGAGATTGAAGGAAATTCTTCCTGAGATTATATCTCCGACCCAGTCCGCCTTTGTTCCTGAgaggttttttttttgcggggttaaaGGGATTTCATTGCTCAACTAGGAGGGAGGTCCTCCATACAAAGTTGTGGTACATTAGCAGGACCCGAACTAATCCAGAGAGCCGTACGGGCTTCAACAAGACCAAAATTAGCTAGTCTATGACTTACAACATTTTGGTTCCTACTAATATGAAAAATTGAGCTATCCCTTTCACCAAGAAGTTTCCTCACTTCATTCACCAACATTGCATTCATCGATCTGTCCATGGACTCTGACTGAATGGAATCTACCGCGACTTTACAATCCATCTCAACATCGATCGGAAAGTCTGACCATTGTAGTGCAAACTTGAGCCCCTCTAGGCACGCAGCTAACTCagcttgcaatggactcgcacagCTCGGGAGATTTCTGCATGCGGAGAAAACTATCCCACCGGTGCTGTCGCGGAGGATCATCCCATCACCTGCCTCACCCGTCTCCTTGATGTACGCGCCATCTACATTTAGCTTCACCCGGCCATGTACAGGAGGAGTCCATCTAGCAGCCTGAGTAGCAACCTTCTCATGTATTAAAATCAATGGGCGTCCCTCAACATCAATAGGAGTCTTTCCTTTTAACTGATCGGTTGCAGGGCCGTACTTGATGCCAATTAGCGAATGTGCATAGCTCTGCAAGAATCGGCATGATACGTCCACTGGTGGTGGTGGCTTATCATGTACTATCTCATTACGTACATGCCAAGTGCGCCAAAAAATCATTAGCACACGCATGCGATCATCATCTCCAAGTTCATGCAGCACATCAAATAGCCACTCCACGCCCGTGGGGCGAACTCCTGCAATATCCGGCAGCTTCCAGAGTTTCGCCATAGCCTTCCAAAGAGCGACCGCTCGCGGACACCTACAGAAGACATGGAACGTGTCCTCTCGCTCCATCGCACAGAGTGGGCATATATCAGAAGTTTCCAAGGATCTAGTGTGCTTATTAGCCCAAGTAGCCAGAGAATTTGAGGCAAGCTTCCAAGCAAATATACGGACCTTCGGAGGAGCAGGGCACCTCCATATTAGTGCCCAGACGGCACGCCGTCCGTCCGGTGCCCTGCTTGCTGCCACTGAGGTAGGCATAAGTCGTTCGTTGAGGGCGAGGCGATACACACTCCGAACTGAAAAGACTCCAGACCGCTCGGCCGCCCAAGCGACGACATCTCCTCCGAGCCGTGGCGAGGCtctaatcttcattatttcttgaaCGTCGATGTGCAGGAAGTGTTGATGGAGGAGTGTGGCGTTCCAGTTTCCATGTACGTCCAGAAGGTCGCTCACCCGACGGAGTCGGCAGCGTCCTTCGATGGTTATCGGACCACGCGCCAGCGGATGAGGGATCCATTGGTCCCGCCAAATCCGGACCGAGGTACCATCGCCAATGCGCCATATGAGCCCCTTCTTGAGGAGCTCTAGTCCATGGACAATGGCCTGCCAAGTTGGCGACGCATTGCCTGAGAATACTGTATCCTCCAGTCGACCATTGGGGAAGTAGCGGGCCTTCAACACCTGCGCACATAGGCTATCGGGATTAGCAATAAGATGCCAAGCTTGCCGCGCGAGCAAGGCTTGGTTAAAGAGTCTGAAATCTCGAAATCCTAATCCGCCTTGATCCTTTGGTTTAATCATCGTGTTCCACGCCCGCCAATGCGTCTTCCTCTTGCCCTCCTTAGCTCCCCACCAAAAGTTCCTGACCATGCGGGTGAGGTCATCACAAACACTCCGCGGTAGACGGAATACACTCATGAGGTATGTGGGGAGGGATTGCGTGACTGCTTTTATAAGTATCTCCTTCCCTCCTTGTGAATGCCGCTTCACCCCATATCAAGATCCTCTTTGTAAGTTGTTCCTGTAGACTTTGGAACCGGCCCTTTGACATGCGTCCTGTAGGTGTTGGCAGACCTAAATATTTTTCCTCAAACTCAGGGTTTTGCACTTCTAGAACTTGCACAACAGCAGCTACATCAGTAGGGCGGCATCTGCTGCCAAAGAAGATTGAGCATTTCATAGGATTAACAAACTGGCCCGTAGTGCGTTCATATACAGTGAGAGCATCCCGAATCTCCATGGCGTCCATGGACGTGGCACGGAAGAACAAGAGGGTGTCATCCGCGAAAAGTAAATGAGAAATACCAGGGGCCCGTGGGCACACATGAAGTGGCTGCAGCAGTCCAAGTTGCACCTTATGTTTCAAAATGGCATCCAGTCCGTCCGCGACCAACAAGAATAAGAATGGTGAGAGCGGGTCTCCCTGCCGTAGCCCACGGGATGGTGCGAATGAATCTGAGAGGGCTCCATTGAGTTTAACCTTATATGTCACCGAGGTCACGCACGTCATGATCCAGTGCACCCACCAGCGATCAAAGCCCAACTGTTGCATCATCCGCTTCAGGAATTCCCAGTCCACCCTATCATATGCTTTTGATAGGTCTAACTTGTATGCACAAAAACTACCATCGGGGTCCTTCTCCTGCTTAATGGCGTGGATACACTCAAAGGCAATGTAAGCATTATCAGTAATTAACCTTCCAGGTACAAATGCACTTTGCTCGGGTGCAATGATGTCATCCAGTAAGGGCCTTAGTCGGTTTACTAGGCATTTTGAGATTACCTTGTAGACCACATTACATAAGCTGATTGGCCGGAACTCAGTGAGTTTAGTGGGGTTCGCCACCTTTGGAATAAGCACAATGGATGTTGAATTAATTCCCTCTGGCATAATACCTGACTCAAAAAATAGCCTGAAAGCCATAATAACCTCCTCCTTCAGTATGCCCCAATGCCGCTGAAAAAACCTCGCAGGGAAACCATCCGGTCCTGGCGCCTTTAAGGGCCCAATCTGAAACAGGGCATCGCTAATCTCCTTATCACTGAAAGGGGCACATAATTTATCATTCATATCTGGACTTATTTTTGCTTGGAACAAGTGCATGATCTCCTCCGGATGGATATTTGGGTCGGCCGTGAACAAATCCTCAAAGTACTCTTTTGCCATGTTCATCATAACATTCTGATCTTGCTGCCAAGTCCCATTGCTATCTGTTAGGCCCTTAATTCTATTTTTCCTAGCACGCCAAACAGCCTTACGATGGAAAAAATTTGTGTTCCGGTCCCCCTCCTTTAACCAGTCAATGCGAGATCGTTGGAGCCACAACATTTCCTCCTTGTAGAGCAGTTCATTCATTGCGTCCATCTCTCTTCGCAATTCCGCGCGGTCAGCATTCATGTGCATGAGCTCTTCTAACCGCGAACGAGACTTTTCTAGCTCTCTTGTTACGTTCCCAAATTTCCTATTACTCCATGCATGAAGTTTGCCCATTACCTTCCCTAGTGCAAGATGTACATCCCGCAGATTCTTTTTGCCTCCTGCTTCCTTCCACGCCTGTAACACAACCTCCTCCAAAGCTGGATCCCCTTCCCACATAAGTCCGTACCGGCGGCAGCGGCTTGGTCGTGGTTCCGTGTCCAGTACACACCTCACCAGGACCGAGCAATGGTCAGAGCAGGGGGAGACGAGGTGCACCACCGCCGCTTCTGCAAAGATATCACGCCAGGAGTTCGTGGCCACTGCTCGGTCTAGCCGCACTTGGACATTCGCCCTGCCGCCTCGTCTATTATCATAAGTGAATGGGTAGCCTGCAAAACCCAAGTCAATTAGTCCACAAGTTTCTAAAGCATCTCTGAAAATAAGCATTTGCCTCGGCGCTCGTGGAGTTTCTGACATATGCTCATAGTCCCACATGGCTTCATTAAAATCTCCAACAAGCATCCAAGGCAAGGCACTCTGGCT
This window harbors:
- the LOC119355405 gene encoding F-box protein At5g39250-like, with product MENGFPGEVLKAVFPLLDGKDLVFCMLVCRQWCEIAKDDYFWKCICSRKWPSICKQPPSDTNFQKLYLTFSKPRKTVHLPVPKLTFEDLVFYIDMWLEGSLIFSQAVSGCILRAGLQNTPGGIPDVLVAHLNAADCILMMEVKPKLTVPMGPAITVSVLAHRKDTNKMTCIINTSSFDYIDSNAARALAYEYLRFSPRHPFISDIRAWMSLLFLYKGTNSIEVFGIELDFCDAARSEPEILWLLDMLDWK
- the LOC119355406 gene encoding pentatricopeptide repeat-containing protein At4g39952, mitochondrial gives rise to the protein MPPSRPPLTPTSLGLLHRFLASSSSAPPPLPVLLRLHALAATSGLCSRPDFAAKLVSAYSSSGRPGLAALAFSASPCPDTFLWNSLLRSHHCASDFASALSAHRRMCAAGARPSRFTAPIAASAAAELAALPVGSSVHAYSVKLGLLVGDGSLAVSSSLVYMYARCGRIDDATKLFDEMGERDVITWTAVVSGCVRNDQGEKGMRYLVQMVRLAGDGGARPNSRTMESGLEACGLLGELSAGRCLHGYTVKEGIGDCALVVSALFSMYSKCDRTEDACVLFPELPEKDVVTWTSLIGAYCRRGLDREAVELFQEMVVSGLQPDEVLVSCVLSGLGNSGNVRRGKAFHAAITKRNFGDSFLVANALISMYGKLELVDAAGKVFGILHQRDAESWSLMVVLYCKAGLDVKCLELYREMHCRDHDEFLCDINSLVSTISSCSRLGQLRLGQSAHCFSIKCLLDEISVANALIGMYGRCGKFDLAYKIFGVAKVRRDVVTWNALLSSYSHLGHSNDALSLYDQMLTEGVQPNSATLITVISACANLAALEHGELIHSYVKDMGLESDVSISTSLVDMYTKCGQLGIARGIFDSMLVRDVVTWNVMIAGYGMHGDVKQALQLFSEMERGSIKPNSVTFLAILSACCHAGYVDEGRKLFIRMGKYRLEPNLKHYACMVDLLGKSGHLQEAEDMILAMPIQPDGGVWGTLLSACKMHDNFEMGLRVAKKAFASDPGNDGYYVLMSNSYGSAEKWEEIEKLRDTMKNHGVEKGVGWSAVDICV